A portion of the Sulfolobales archaeon genome contains these proteins:
- a CDS encoding type 1 glutamine amidotransferase domain-containing protein, producing the protein MVRALIITADGFEDLELFYPYYRLQELGIETIIAAPQQGDITGKNGYKVRASLSFREALKQSFDILVIPGGRAPERVRLEPEALEIVRSFFKEDKPVAVICHGPQVLISAGVVRGRRLTSWWGIKDDVIAAGGIWIDAPAVVDGNMVSARYPPDEPEWMRTFIALLRERKII; encoded by the coding sequence ATGGTTAGAGCTCTAATAATAACCGCCGATGGGTTCGAGGATCTAGAGCTCTTCTACCCATACTATAGACTCCAGGAACTTGGAATCGAAACAATCATCGCAGCCCCCCAGCAAGGAGATATAACCGGGAAGAACGGATATAAGGTAAGGGCCAGCCTATCATTCAGAGAAGCATTGAAACAGAGCTTTGACATACTAGTAATACCCGGGGGAAGGGCTCCGGAGAGGGTTAGGCTAGAGCCCGAGGCATTAGAGATTGTGAGAAGCTTCTTCAAAGAGGATAAACCCGTAGCAGTAATATGCCACGGCCCACAGGTGCTTATAAGTGCTGGAGTAGTGAGGGGTAGAAGGCTTACAAGCTGGTGGGGCATAAAGGATGATGTTATAGCTGCAGGCGGAATATGGATAGACGCTCCAGCTGTGGTAGATGGGAACATGGTATCAGCAAGATACCCACCTGATGAGCCAGAATGGATGAGAACATTTATAGCCCTTCTGAGAGAGAGGAAGATAATCTAG
- a CDS encoding transcription factor S: MSYMFCPQCGSIMMPEKSGSLRCPRCGYTKTIENSKSVIVASTKVKRNPSEKIIVLDSDKPRTALPRTRDVRCPKCGNDEAEYWFLQTRRADEPPTRFYKCVKCGHVWREYE, encoded by the coding sequence ATGAGCTACATGTTTTGTCCACAATGCGGATCCATAATGATGCCTGAGAAATCAGGCAGCCTTAGATGCCCTAGATGTGGCTATACAAAGACAATTGAGAATAGCAAAAGCGTAATCGTAGCTTCAACAAAGGTTAAGCGCAACCCAAGTGAGAAGATAATAGTGCTGGATAGCGATAAGCCTAGAACGGCTTTACCTAGAACAAGGGATGTTAGATGCCCCAAGTGCGGCAATGACGAGGCCGAATATTGGTTCCTACAGACTAGAAGAGCCGATGAGCCTCCAACCAGGTTCTACAAATGCGTTAAATGCGGCCATGTTTGGAGAGAGTACGAGTAA